The DNA sequence GACCACGCGCGCGAAGTCGCTCCGCCTGCGCGAGTCGAGCGTCGAACGCCGCTTCCGCATTGGGAAAGATGGCGGCCACGTCGGCAAGCATCTCCACGTCGCCGCTGGATTTTCCCGCCTCCAGTTTCCGGCGGGCCTCCGCCTCGTGGTCAGCATAGATCGCTCGGCCATGCTCGCGCAGCAGCGCGGCGATCCGATTTTCAGCCACCACGGCGGCTCGCACCTCGCCGGCGGCCGGGGCGACAACGCCCGCTTCTTCGTGAAGCGCCACCGGACCAGAGTTGTCCGGCGCCTTGACCCCATCGGGGAGACCTTGTGTGTCGAATGAGACCGCAAGTCCGCGCAGCGAGCGATCCCGAAGGATCTGCTGGTACAGATCAATCGCTTTTTCCGCACGGCCCGTCGATTCAAACAACATTGCGAACAAGAGGCGATAACGCAGGTGACCGGCAATGTCCGGTGCGAACGTCGGGGCGATCCCAAAGAGCCTGTCGAGCGTTTCCGCGGACAGCGCTCCGCGCCGTTTGAGCGTCTCCGAGAATGAGAGGATATCGTTGAACAACCGCTCCTGGAGGTCCTTGTCGAGTTCCGCGTCCGCACTGTCGGCACGGCGAACGGAGTCCAGCAGGTACGCGACGGCCTCGTCAAAATCGCCGCTTCGCAGGGCGACTTCTGCCGCATCGAGAGCGGGTTGGGGGTCATCCGGGCGCGCAGCCATTGCCGCGCGAAGCGAGCGCCAAAGCTCCTCTTTCCGTACGTAGCTCGTCAGCCCGGAGACGCCCGAGACCAGCAACTGATCCGGCAGGGAGACAAGATTTCCGCCGAGTTCGCCGCCCGTCCATGCCACATCGAGGCGCGATCCTGTGCTTACATCGAATCGACTCAACCCGGATTGCGCCGGCACGAGCAGTTCCTCGCCGCACCACTGTCCCCGACCGAAGACCTCCGCGTTCTTGGGCAATGACGCCTGCCAGAGCGGACGATCGCCGGACAAGTCAAAACAGCCTACCTGCTCGCCGGCCGTGCAGACGACGCCGGCCCGCACACCGAGCAAGGTCTGTGGCGATCCCAGCGCCGCAGTCGGTACCGATCGCAAGAGCGAGCCGTCCTCGGCCGAGATCCAGAGCAACGCCGGGCTATCCAGTGGCAATACGACGAGTCGACCATTCTCCACGATGACCGGGTTCAGGGCCCAGGGTTCCACCTCCGGCGCACCCCATGAAGCCTCGCGATTGGCAAAGGCCCCGGACCGTTCGTAGACCCGCAGCCACCGGATCCGCCCCGAGTGAGCATCGACCGCCGCAATCGTTCCAAGGTTGGATTGGGCGAAGATCGTATCTCCTTCCGCTGCCAACATGGAAAGAGTCGCCTGCCGCGTGCCGAACGAACCTGTCGAGGCGCTGCCCAGATGCGTCCGCGAAAGCAGACGTCCGCTGTTGGCGTCGAATCGAAAGAGGTAGCAGTCTTCGAAGCCGAACGAGCGCCGGCGCCGGCCGATGACGCTTACGGAACCCTGGTGAACCAGCGGCGTGCCGTCCATCTCAATGTCGGCCAACTCTGTCACCGCCGGACTGCGCTCGACGATCCAGTTGACCCTTCCATCCCGCGCATTCAGGCAGACCAGCGCCGGAGCGGTACGGCGTGCACCGGCACCGTAGATGGCCGACGTCGATCCGGGGAGCACGGCGAAGATCCGCTCCCCATCGAAGGCCGGCGCATCCACGCCGGCGGCAAGGTCGTCGTATTCCGACGCCAACCAGCGGTTCTCTCCGAAGCCGTATCGCCATAGCACCATGCCCGAGGTGCGATGTAGAGCGTAGATTTCCCGATGAAACTGCACGAAGAGCCGGTCGGCCGCGACGATCGGTTGGGCGCCGAGCCGTCTTCCCAACCGGCGTGCACCACGCGTTTCCGCGAACTCCGCAAGCCCGTGCGGGTCGCCTTCTTCCCCGGCGAGCTCGAATCGCCAGAGGAGGCCCAGTTCGTCAAGGGCGATGGAGTCGATTCGATTGCGGTGGATGTTCCCGCCCAGCATGGGCCAGGCGTCTTCATCCGGCACAGACGTGACCTGAAACGTGCCTCGAATATCCTCCAACGCCGAGGCCAGATCACGGTCGGTTCCCTTCCATCGCACCGAGCCCTTCACTTCGACTCCGTTTGCCTCCTGCCCGAGCATTGCCCGCAGCAGGACCAACCGCTGCTCGTATCTGGTTCGAACACTGTCACCGCTGGGATGGTCATCCAACACGCGGAGATACACGCGCTCCGCCATAGCAAAGTAGCCGGCTTCCAGTGCGAGCTGCCCCAATACGTCCGCAGCTTCAGCCGCTTCGGGGAGGCAGAAGTAGCGATCAAGCGTTTCGTACAATGCCGCAACATCGCGGCGGTCGGATGCCGAGGCGAGAGCCGCCTTCGCTTCCGAATCGAAGATCGTCCGATAGGCCTTTCGCCCTTCCGGAGGCCAGGAACAGAGCATCCCGTTAATGTGATTGCGGACACTCGTGAAGCGTCCGTCGCCAACTTGAACGAGCTTATCGCCGGACTCGATCGACGTTCGCTGAAGAAGCTCCGCCGCTTCAGCCCATCGTGCTCGATCGACCAGTCCCTGGGCTTTCGCAATGGTCTCGGCAACGGCGAAACTGTCGTCGAGGTAGACCTGCGGGCCGTCCGGTGCGCCTTGCGGAATCTGTGCAAAGGCGACACCTCCCGCCATGACCATGACCGACCCAACGAGGATTGCTTGCCAGACTCGGGGGCGGGAAAGCCACATGGGACGGATCATCGCGTTTGGTAGGCTCATGGCTGGTCAGGGTTTATCCTGCCGAGCAGGGCTCAGCTTGAGTCGATAGCCCATTGTTAAGCATCGGCCGGTCGATCACCGCACGATGCCGCAACCATTGTAGGAGCACGATTCCCGGCGAAGGAACCAAGATCCTTCTGTTTTTATCGGCCACAAGGGAGCACGCCGTTCTCTTCGCTCGAGGGAAGACCTGACATGACCCAGCCTGCTGTTGGTGCGTTGGGCCGGGCATGGCAACCCTGCATGACGTTCGGCTTTGCTAGCGGTTGACGGCCTGCATGGCACGTTCCGGATAGCGTGCGCCAGCCGTTATGCCCCTGGGCAGGGCGGCATCAATCCGGGCCAAGTCGTCCCTCGTGAGGCGAATGCCAGCCGCCCCCATGTTCTCCTCCAGGTATTTCAGGTGCTTTGTGCCCGGTATCGGGACAATGTCGTTGCCCTGTGCCAGCACCCACGCCAAGGCGAGTTGTCCCGGCGTGCACTTCTTTTCGGATGCCATCGCCTCGATCTTCTTCACGAGATCGAGGTTCTTCTGGAAATTGTCTCCTTGAAACCGAGGCGAATTCCGCCGCCAGTCGTGTGCCGCAAGATCTTCGAAGTGCCTAATCTGCCCTGTGAGGAAGCCGCGTCCCAGAGGGCTGTACGCCACGAATCCGATCCCCAGTTCGCGCACCGTCGAGAGAATCCCGTCTTCGACGTCGCGGCTCCACAGAGAGTACTCCGTTTGCAGCGCCGCGATCGGATGCACCTTGGCCGCACGACGTAGCGTTTCCGGCGCGGCTTCGGACAGGCCGAGATAGCGGACCTTGCCCGCCTTGACCAATTCCGCCATGGCGCCCACGGTCTCCTCGATCGGCGTTTCGGGATCGACCCGGTGCTGGTAGTAGAGGTCAATGACATCTGCGCCGAGCCGCTTCAGGCTCGCATCGCAGCATTCCCGGACATAATCCGGATCGCCGCGAACACCGAGGAATTCGCCGCTGGGGGCGCGAACGTTGCCGAACTTCGTTGCGAGGACAACGTTGCTTCGTCTATCGGCGATGGCCTTGCCGACAAGCTCTTCGTTTCGGCCGACGCCGTACATGTCGGCCGTGTCCAGGAAGTTGCCGCCGGCGTCAAGGTAACGGTGAATCACGCGAATCGAATCTTCGTCGTTCTGCTTCTCGGGTTCGTAGAAGTCGCTCATACCCATGCATCCGAGCCCGACGGCGGACACTTCCAGACCGCTCTTCCCCAGCTTGCGCATGTCCATCATGATCTCCCTGTTCTTCTGGATTGTGTACCGGTTTCAGTCGCTGACCTGTCCCCCTCCGAAGGCGGTTAAGGTGGGAGAGGCGCAAAAGGGACTCTATGCGAGCGAAGCTTCGAGGTGCAATCGATTATTTGGGCGGGCCACGAGCCCGATCTAATGGGTCAGCGCCGTCAAACGAGACACCAATCCCGGCAGCAGCGCCAGAATCCGGTCAATTTCGTCAGGCGTGTTAAACCGCGAAAGACTGAATCGCAGCGCCCCGTGCGTGCGCGATTGCGGCAGTCCCATCGCGTTGAGCACGTGCGACGGCTCCAGCGACCCGCTGCTGCACGCCGAGCCTGCCGAAGCGCAAACGCCTTGCTCGCTCAACAGGATCAGCAACGCCTCGGCTTCCAGTCCCTCGAAGCTGATATTCGCCGTGTTGCCGATTCGTTCCGCACCCGCGCCGTTCACTGCCGTTCCAGGAATGCGCTCCAAAATGCCGCGCTCCAGCGCGTCTCGAAGTGAGGTCACCTGCGAGACCGAATCATTCGTTCGTCGATTGGCCGCGTCCGCTGCCACACCCATGCCCACGATCCCCGCAACATTTTCGGTTCCGCCGCGAAGCTCCCGCTCCTGCGAGCCGCCGAGGATCATCCCCGCGATTCTCGTCCGCCGCCGGACGTACAAGGCCCCGGCTCCCTTGGATCCGTGAAACTTATGCGCCGCGATGCTCACCAGATGTGCGGGCCATTCGCCAACGGGGATCGGTAGCTTTCCGGCCGACTGCACCGCGTCGATGTGGACAATTGCCCCCTGACTCGCCGCGACGGCGGCCAATGCCTGCACGTCCTGAACAACGCCCGTCTCGTTGTTGGCGTGCAGCAACGAGACCAGCGCCGTCTCGCTCGTGACCTTCTCCGCCCACTCCGCCATTTCGACGCGACCTTCGCCGTCTACGCCGACGTAATCGACCCGGTATCCCTCCTCTGTCAGCCGCTCCATCACGCGGAGCACGGCCGAGTGCTCGACGGCCGTCGTCACCACCTGCCGCTTCTTCGGCTCAAGTGCCAGCGTTCCCCGGATTGCCAGGTTGATCGACTCCGTCCCGCCGCTCGTGAACACGACCTCGCGCGGCGCCGCATGAAGCAGCGCGGCCACCTTCTCCCGCGCCTGCTCCACCGCGAATCGCACCGCCTGCCCGAACTGGTGCACGCTGGAGGGATTGGCGTACTGCTCCCGCAGGAAGGGGAGCATCGCTTCGACCACCTCAGGAAGGGGCTGCGTCGTCGCGTTGTTATCCAGGTAGATCATGGCAAAAGACAACAGGCAACAGGGAACAGGCAACGGGAGGATTGTAGAACAGCTTCAGTCGGCAGGCGACGGTGCGGTTTCCCGCCATCGCCGAAAAACCTCCAGCCACTCCGCAACACCCAGCGCCTCCGGGCGCAGGTTCTCGTCCACATGTTCGCGAACGCGCGCGAATCCCTCATCTCCCAAGGCCAGCGCCAGCGCCGAACGCAGCTTCTTCCGCCGGTGGTCGAACACGCCCCGCACCATGCGCGCAAACGCCGCGACCTCGCCGCGATGCGCAAACGGCGGATCGAGCACGTCGATTTGCAGCATCACCGAGTGCACCGCCGGCGCCGGCCAGAATGCCTGCGGACCGATCCGCGTGATCGTTCGCACGCGCGTCAGCGCCTGCGTGACGATACTGAGCGGTCCGTAATCTCTGCAACCCGGCCCCGCCGTGATCCGATCGCCGACTTCCGCCTGCACCGTAAAGCAAAACCGCCGAACCCGAGGGAAATCGATCAGCAGATTCATCACCAGCGGCGTGGCGATCTGGTAGGGCAGGTTCGCCACCAATTTGACGGGCGATTCCGACATCGCCTTCCCGTCCGCGGTTGAATCACCTTTTCCGCTCCCCAGAAGTGCCGCTACCTCCGGCATGATCTTGTGCTTGCCGGCCAGTACGTCGCCGCAGATCAGCGTCACGTTCTCCACATCGCGAAATCGATCCTGCAACAGCGTGAACAGGTCCCGATCGATCTCCACCGCCACGATCCGACCCGCATGCCGCGCCAGCAGATCGGTCAGTCCGCCGGTGCCCGGGCCGACCTCCAGCACCGTGTCCTGCGACGTGATCTCCGCGCACTCCACCAGCCGCCGCATGAGATTGCCGTCGATCAGAAAACGCTGCCCGAACCGCTTCCGCGGACGTACGCCCAGCCCCGAAAGCGCCGTCTGGATCTCCCGCTTGGTCTGCACGTGTTCAACGGACATGAGCAATCGGCCGGTCCTTCTTTCGCGGCGAACTTCCCCGCTCGTCCGCGACGGCCTAGTATAGACCCGATCGGCGATCGCCTGAAATCGCCGCCCATGCACCCGTTGCAACGGAGCCATCCATGCGGTCCCACGAAATCCTCAAGCGCGCGGCCGACCGCGTGGGCGTCAAGGCCCTCGCCGCGGAGCTCCGCCTCTCGCCCGCCCTCATCTACAAATGGTGCCAGGAGTTCGACGC is a window from the Phycisphaerae bacterium genome containing:
- a CDS encoding PQQ-binding-like beta-propeller repeat protein, producing MSLPNAMIRPMWLSRPRVWQAILVGSVMVMAGGVAFAQIPQGAPDGPQVYLDDSFAVAETIAKAQGLVDRARWAEAAELLQRTSIESGDKLVQVGDGRFTSVRNHINGMLCSWPPEGRKAYRTIFDSEAKAALASASDRRDVAALYETLDRYFCLPEAAEAADVLGQLALEAGYFAMAERVYLRVLDDHPSGDSVRTRYEQRLVLLRAMLGQEANGVEVKGSVRWKGTDRDLASALEDIRGTFQVTSVPDEDAWPMLGGNIHRNRIDSIALDELGLLWRFELAGEEGDPHGLAEFAETRGARRLGRRLGAQPIVAADRLFVQFHREIYALHRTSGMVLWRYGFGENRWLASEYDDLAAGVDAPAFDGERIFAVLPGSTSAIYGAGARRTAPALVCLNARDGRVNWIVERSPAVTELADIEMDGTPLVHQGSVSVIGRRRRSFGFEDCYLFRFDANSGRLLSRTHLGSASTGSFGTRQATLSMLAAEGDTIFAQSNLGTIAAVDAHSGRIRWLRVYERSGAFANREASWGAPEVEPWALNPVIVENGRLVVLPLDSPALLWISAEDGSLLRSVPTAALGSPQTLLGVRAGVVCTAGEQVGCFDLSGDRPLWQASLPKNAEVFGRGQWCGEELLVPAQSGLSRFDVSTGSRLDVAWTGGELGGNLVSLPDQLLVSGVSGLTSYVRKEELWRSLRAAMAARPDDPQPALDAAEVALRSGDFDEAVAYLLDSVRRADSADAELDKDLQERLFNDILSFSETLKRRGALSAETLDRLFGIAPTFAPDIAGHLRYRLLFAMLFESTGRAEKAIDLYQQILRDRSLRGLAVSFDTQGLPDGVKAPDNSGPVALHEEAGVVAPAAGEVRAAVVAENRIAALLREHGRAIYADHEAEARRKLEAGKSSGDVEMLADVAAIFPNAEAAFDARLAQAERLRARGQFREAAAVLETAWRQDNGESNAVVLLRAIADAYEQAGEPSRAFRWLTMAMRQHMDTRFPVDGRPTSFREYRERLADVRMDILPARPQLDLPLDEKFTHAFPDDIRLLTPRFSDAPRGDWSRYFVYSDGALSAFDSRTHREVWPEPQSVRPDVELLVARPEAIVLSTRFQVLGLDPVTGKKLWSHGPEQLGAEDPDADWENFATIRLHALHGDRLVFADDRGLVRCVDIRDGRLVWSASHRPTPERTLVLGDAWVLYTIAQDERVLVGRLDANTGEWLGSFSTLDARPVEELLATLDGDVVVVTSQSIAAFDGTLGTKQWEVPVRGHVRQSSLLLDVDTLYFCDDGRAIRKLRLSDGVVLWESEPLSRRTRSEVQIERRDSAIIAAAEQEILTLDETSGVLLWQGTTPDGIHFVLRAVTEDYVAAVHFPEDEEDSIIPEATAFFYDLRNNSGVLATTGGMLPLGPLDDVSSCLVVDGGLIIQVGRTIRAWSHVETQPSR
- a CDS encoding aldo/keto reductase is translated as MDMRKLGKSGLEVSAVGLGCMGMSDFYEPEKQNDEDSIRVIHRYLDAGGNFLDTADMYGVGRNEELVGKAIADRRSNVVLATKFGNVRAPSGEFLGVRGDPDYVRECCDASLKRLGADVIDLYYQHRVDPETPIEETVGAMAELVKAGKVRYLGLSEAAPETLRRAAKVHPIAALQTEYSLWSRDVEDGILSTVRELGIGFVAYSPLGRGFLTGQIRHFEDLAAHDWRRNSPRFQGDNFQKNLDLVKKIEAMASEKKCTPGQLALAWVLAQGNDIVPIPGTKHLKYLEENMGAAGIRLTRDDLARIDAALPRGITAGARYPERAMQAVNR
- a CDS encoding aminotransferase class V-fold PLP-dependent enzyme: MIYLDNNATTQPLPEVVEAMLPFLREQYANPSSVHQFGQAVRFAVEQAREKVAALLHAAPREVVFTSGGTESINLAIRGTLALEPKKRQVVTTAVEHSAVLRVMERLTEEGYRVDYVGVDGEGRVEMAEWAEKVTSETALVSLLHANNETGVVQDVQALAAVAASQGAIVHIDAVQSAGKLPIPVGEWPAHLVSIAAHKFHGSKGAGALYVRRRTRIAGMILGGSQERELRGGTENVAGIVGMGVAADAANRRTNDSVSQVTSLRDALERGILERIPGTAVNGAGAERIGNTANISFEGLEAEALLILLSEQGVCASAGSACSSGSLEPSHVLNAMGLPQSRTHGALRFSLSRFNTPDEIDRILALLPGLVSRLTALTH
- the rsmA gene encoding ribosomal RNA small subunit methyltransferase A yields the protein MSVEHVQTKREIQTALSGLGVRPRKRFGQRFLIDGNLMRRLVECAEITSQDTVLEVGPGTGGLTDLLARHAGRIVAVEIDRDLFTLLQDRFRDVENVTLICGDVLAGKHKIMPEVAALLGSGKGDSTADGKAMSESPVKLVANLPYQIATPLVMNLLIDFPRVRRFCFTVQAEVGDRITAGPGCRDYGPLSIVTQALTRVRTITRIGPQAFWPAPAVHSVMLQIDVLDPPFAHRGEVAAFARMVRGVFDHRRKKLRSALALALGDEGFARVREHVDENLRPEALGVAEWLEVFRRWRETAPSPAD